In uncultured Desulfobacter sp., one DNA window encodes the following:
- the ftsH gene encoding ATP-dependent zinc metalloprotease FtsH, producing the protein MNQFYKNISLWLVIVLMMVMLYNIFNQQQGGQSDLGYSEFISLVEDGRIQNVVIQGRDLIITDTSGARFNSYAPEDAQLIDILRKNGVSIKAKPPAESSWFMSIVVSWLPMIVLIGVWIFFMRQMQGGGGGGGKALSFGKSRARLMDDKGEKVTFANVEGIDEAKEELTEVVDFLKNPSKYTRLGGRIPKGVLLVGNPGTGKTLLSRAVAGEAGVPFFTISGSDFVEMFVGVGASRVRDLFAQGKKNAPCIIFIDEIDAVGRQRGAGLGGGHDEREQTLNQLLVEMDGFESNEGVILMAATNRADVLDPALLRPGRFDRQVVVDMPDIKGREGILRVHMKKSPLANDVDPVNLAKGTPGFSGADLENLCNEAALLAAKRNREKLTMRDFEDAKDKVYMGLERKSKVIKEDEKKTTAYHEGGHALVARFLPHTDSVNKITIIPRGRAAGVTWFLPEEGDFKYKDQLENELSIAFGGRVAEDIIFKRISTGASNDIKQATKLANRMIRSFGMSDALAPVSYEEHDDNIFIGREMTQAKSYSEATAQKIDAEVAGLINRAYSTAKTILEENIDILHALTDLLLEKETVMGPELDDLIADLRPDFDFFGRRNIRTEPEPPKEEEEPKQEEQEDVEDNNDSDDETQPKEPDSEPAEEPKDPKKDN; encoded by the coding sequence TTGAATCAATTCTATAAAAATATCTCCCTTTGGCTGGTGATTGTCCTGATGATGGTCATGCTATACAATATTTTTAACCAACAGCAGGGCGGTCAGTCAGACCTCGGCTATTCAGAATTTATATCGCTTGTGGAAGACGGTCGGATTCAAAATGTTGTTATCCAGGGCCGGGATTTGATCATTACGGACACCAGCGGTGCAAGGTTCAACAGTTATGCCCCGGAAGATGCTCAACTCATCGATATCCTGCGCAAAAACGGCGTATCCATAAAGGCCAAACCACCGGCTGAATCGTCCTGGTTTATGTCCATTGTCGTTTCCTGGCTGCCGATGATTGTACTCATCGGGGTATGGATATTTTTCATGCGTCAGATGCAAGGCGGTGGGGGAGGCGGGGGAAAAGCCCTCTCTTTTGGAAAAAGCCGGGCCAGGCTTATGGATGACAAAGGGGAGAAGGTTACCTTTGCCAATGTCGAGGGCATTGATGAAGCCAAAGAAGAGCTCACCGAAGTTGTGGACTTTCTGAAAAACCCCAGTAAATACACCCGACTGGGCGGACGCATCCCCAAGGGTGTGCTTCTTGTGGGAAATCCCGGTACCGGAAAAACACTGCTTTCCCGGGCCGTGGCAGGCGAAGCAGGTGTCCCTTTTTTCACCATTTCCGGGTCTGATTTTGTTGAAATGTTTGTGGGTGTGGGTGCATCCCGGGTCCGGGACCTGTTTGCCCAGGGCAAGAAAAACGCCCCGTGTATTATATTCATCGATGAGATTGATGCCGTGGGCCGCCAGCGGGGTGCAGGTCTTGGCGGCGGGCACGATGAACGGGAACAGACCTTGAACCAGCTGTTGGTGGAGATGGACGGATTTGAATCCAATGAAGGCGTTATTCTCATGGCCGCCACCAACCGGGCCGATGTTCTAGACCCCGCGCTGCTGCGGCCCGGTCGGTTTGACCGGCAGGTAGTGGTGGATATGCCCGACATCAAAGGACGTGAAGGCATTTTGCGCGTGCACATGAAAAAAAGCCCCCTGGCCAATGATGTGGACCCGGTCAATCTGGCCAAAGGCACCCCCGGTTTTTCCGGTGCTGATCTGGAGAACCTGTGCAACGAGGCAGCTCTTCTGGCAGCCAAACGGAACCGTGAAAAATTGACCATGCGCGATTTTGAAGATGCCAAGGACAAGGTTTATATGGGGCTTGAAAGAAAGTCCAAAGTTATCAAGGAAGATGAAAAAAAGACCACGGCCTACCACGAGGGCGGCCATGCCCTGGTGGCCCGGTTCCTGCCCCATACGGACAGCGTAAACAAAATCACCATTATCCCCAGGGGAAGGGCTGCCGGTGTGACCTGGTTTTTGCCCGAAGAAGGGGATTTTAAATATAAGGACCAGCTGGAAAACGAACTGTCCATTGCCTTTGGCGGCCGTGTGGCCGAAGATATCATATTCAAACGCATCTCCACCGGTGCATCCAATGACATAAAACAGGCTACCAAACTTGCCAACCGCATGATCAGAAGTTTCGGCATGAGTGATGCCCTGGCTCCGGTATCCTATGAAGAGCATGATGACAACATCTTCATCGGCAGGGAAATGACCCAGGCCAAGAGCTATTCCGAAGCCACAGCCCAAAAGATAGACGCCGAGGTGGCCGGCCTGATCAACCGTGCCTACAGCACGGCCAAAACCATTTTGGAAGAAAACATCGACATCCTCCACGCCCTGACGGACCTTCTCCTGGAAAAGGAAACCGTTATGGGGCCTGAACTTGATGATCTGATCGCAGATCTGAGACCGGATTTTGATTTTTTTGGACGCCGGAATATCCGGACTGAACCCGAGCCGCCTAAAGAGGAAGAAGAACCGAAACAGGAAGAACAAGAAGATGTCGAGGATAACAACGATTCCGACGACGAGACACAGCCCAAAGAGCCTGACTCGGAACCGGCAGAAGAGCCCAAAGACCCCAAAAAAGATAACTAG
- a CDS encoding Gfo/Idh/MocA family oxidoreductase — translation MAETPLRVALIGCGRIAAKHIMAITKRNSGLLLCAVADTSSRPFDKLFNTCKLSDKKKHQIKKDVNTYTDYKQLLEKEKPDITAITVPSGLHYIIAKAALRNGSHLFLEKPMSMSTIQTKELLEICEQKNRRIAMGHIFRYFPVVGNLQTDIAAGRFGKLSHGSVVVRWGHDQSYYDHRAWRGTWSNDGGVLMNQCVHAIDLMCWLMNSRAVAANAMLGKRFHDMEAEDLALGTLQLDNGALCQIEGTTNSPSCDHEAAFYLLGKKGEVRLGIRRDRPYFDIRINGKKKNLEYFIREIRSRGLFGLFALTNPHAGIYADLKDAVLNEKSPIADAESGMMSVESVLALYLSAKEKKQIKIPLAKNFSAEEMSEYIFGT, via the coding sequence ATGGCTGAAACACCTCTTCGGGTCGCACTTATCGGATGCGGTCGGATTGCGGCCAAACATATCATGGCCATAACAAAAAGGAACAGCGGCCTTTTGCTTTGTGCTGTGGCAGACACTTCCTCCAGACCTTTTGATAAATTGTTCAATACCTGTAAACTATCAGATAAAAAAAAGCATCAAATAAAAAAAGACGTAAACACATATACGGATTATAAACAGCTGCTTGAAAAAGAGAAACCGGATATCACGGCAATAACTGTGCCGTCAGGACTTCACTACATCATCGCAAAAGCGGCACTGCGCAATGGATCTCATCTTTTTCTTGAAAAGCCCATGAGTATGAGCACAATACAGACCAAAGAGCTGCTTGAAATTTGTGAACAAAAAAACAGGCGAATTGCCATGGGGCATATATTCCGTTATTTTCCCGTTGTCGGCAATCTGCAAACGGATATTGCTGCCGGACGGTTCGGAAAACTCAGTCACGGATCGGTGGTTGTACGCTGGGGTCATGATCAATCATATTACGATCACAGGGCCTGGCGCGGCACATGGTCAAACGACGGCGGCGTGCTGATGAACCAGTGTGTTCACGCCATTGATCTTATGTGCTGGCTGATGAACAGCCGGGCCGTTGCAGCAAATGCAATGCTGGGAAAACGCTTTCATGACATGGAGGCAGAAGATCTGGCCCTTGGCACACTTCAGCTTGACAACGGCGCATTGTGCCAAATTGAAGGGACAACCAATTCACCTTCCTGCGACCACGAGGCCGCGTTTTATCTACTTGGAAAAAAGGGAGAGGTTCGTCTGGGGATTCGCCGGGACAGGCCATATTTTGATATCAGGATCAACGGTAAAAAGAAAAACCTTGAGTACTTTATAAGAGAAATCCGGTCAAGGGGGCTTTTCGGCCTGTTCGCCCTGACAAATCCCCATGCCGGAATATATGCCGATCTAAAAGATGCCGTTCTCAACGAAAAATCACCCATTGCCGATGCAGAATCAGGCATGATGTCTGTTGAATCCGTTCTGGCGCTATACCTGTCGGCAAAGGAAAAAAAACAGATAAAAATCCCCCTGGCAAAGAATTTCTCCGCCGAAGAGATGTCCGAATATATTTTCGGGACATAA
- a CDS encoding type III pantothenate kinase: MLLVIDVGNTNTVIGVYENESLKQDWRIRTIRETTADEFNILARALFADKRIQLTDITKVVISSVVPSSVRILNAFCERYLKITPLWINAASVKGLMPILYSNPNEVGADRIVNAVAAYEKYKKALIVIDFGTATTFDAISEKGEYLGGAICPGVVISSEALFQRASRLPRVEMLKAPERVIGDDTIESIKSGIIFGNAAMVDGMVERMKQEMKTTPMIIATGGLAPLIADVSNVIESVDLALTLDGLKIISRAL, from the coding sequence ATGCTGCTGGTAATTGATGTGGGCAATACCAATACGGTGATCGGTGTTTACGAAAACGAATCACTGAAGCAGGACTGGCGTATCAGAACCATCCGGGAAACCACGGCCGATGAATTCAATATCCTGGCCCGGGCACTTTTTGCCGACAAACGCATCCAACTCACTGACATCACAAAGGTCGTCATATCCTCTGTGGTACCGTCGTCCGTGAGAATCTTAAACGCGTTTTGCGAGCGTTATCTGAAGATTACGCCATTATGGATCAACGCGGCATCCGTAAAAGGACTAATGCCCATTCTCTATTCCAACCCCAACGAGGTCGGCGCTGATCGTATTGTCAATGCTGTGGCCGCCTATGAAAAATATAAAAAAGCACTGATCGTCATTGATTTCGGTACAGCCACCACCTTTGACGCCATATCAGAAAAAGGCGAATATTTAGGCGGTGCCATCTGCCCTGGTGTGGTCATCTCATCAGAAGCCCTATTCCAGAGGGCCTCACGCCTGCCCCGGGTGGAAATGCTCAAAGCCCCGGAAAGGGTAATCGGTGACGACACCATTGAAAGCATCAAGTCCGGCATCATTTTCGGTAACGCCGCCATGGTGGACGGCATGGTGGAGCGGATGAAACAGGAGATGAAAACCACGCCTATGATCATTGCTACGGGCGGGCTTGCCCCGCTCATTGCCGACGTATCCAATGTTATTGAATCCGTGGACTTGGCCCTGACCCTGGATGGTCTTAAAATAATCAGCCGGGCATTGTGA
- the folP gene encoding dihydropteroate synthase, which produces MTTTAYTLEFGRFKLDLGPRACIMGILNTTPDSFSDGGKYTSLDKALTRAEEMVAAGAHILDIGGESSRPFAEPVSEQEELDRTIPVIEAIADRIDIPISIDTVKAKVAREALAAGGAIINDISAFEKDPAMVEVALQTGAPAVLMHMKGTPENMQVNPNYDDLMGEIISYLQERVNFVLEKGMDPKNIILDPGIGFGKTVAHNLVLIKELHQLTALGYPVLMGPSRKSFIQNVLGNATGKKAGPQDAPTEYGTLAACAASLMNGAHILRVHDVEAVCTFSHIIDAVRNA; this is translated from the coding sequence TTGACCACCACAGCCTATACACTTGAATTTGGCCGCTTCAAATTGGATTTGGGTCCAAGGGCCTGTATCATGGGCATTTTAAACACCACACCGGATTCCTTTTCAGACGGCGGAAAATACACCAGTCTGGACAAAGCCCTGACCCGGGCCGAGGAGATGGTGGCGGCAGGTGCCCATATCCTGGACATCGGCGGAGAATCCTCCAGGCCATTTGCCGAGCCGGTAAGCGAGCAAGAAGAGCTTGATCGGACCATTCCTGTCATTGAGGCCATTGCTGACCGGATTGACATTCCCATTTCCATTGACACGGTGAAAGCAAAGGTGGCCAGAGAAGCTCTGGCCGCAGGCGGCGCCATCATCAACGATATTTCGGCTTTTGAAAAAGACCCTGCCATGGTGGAGGTGGCCTTACAGACAGGCGCTCCTGCCGTCCTCATGCACATGAAAGGCACACCGGAAAACATGCAGGTCAACCCGAACTATGATGATCTCATGGGTGAAATCATCAGTTATCTGCAAGAACGGGTTAACTTTGTGCTTGAAAAAGGCATGGACCCCAAAAATATTATCCTGGATCCGGGCATAGGGTTTGGAAAAACCGTTGCACACAACCTTGTGCTGATCAAGGAACTTCACCAGCTCACGGCCCTTGGATATCCAGTGCTTATGGGGCCATCCAGAAAATCCTTTATCCAGAATGTGCTTGGCAATGCTACAGGCAAAAAGGCCGGCCCCCAGGATGCACCTACCGAATACGGTACCCTGGCTGCCTGTGCAGCATCCTTGATGAACGGCGCACACATTCTCCGGGTCCATGATGTTGAAGCGGTATGCACATTCTCACACATCATTGACGCTGTCAGGAATGCTTAA
- the tilS gene encoding tRNA lysidine(34) synthetase TilS, whose product MTDQLFFAQHFTDQVLDTIREHDMVTPGHSVLIGVSGGPDSMALAQVLIKLKNKLDIRIGLAHLNHMLRGDQALADETFVREFAREHTLDLVVEKRSVADFAKQQRLCVEEAGRNARYDFFNRVACENGFHRIALGHHRDDNVEQVLMNIVRGTGPLGLRGIPPVRQKIFIRPLIRIPRADILVFLDEINQDYRIDGSNEDTSYLRNRIRHRLIPFLEKEFNPDIKSGIERLSGIIGQEDEFLNQLAGTALDNAVTEREKEEIKLSIPAINKLDRALGARVIRAALLSIKQNLRRISNTHIKDILLFAATQGESGKSLDLPGQIRVYRQKDILLIKKEDTDLRTLGRHLKARRYQNNKADAPREQPLV is encoded by the coding sequence ATGACAGATCAATTATTTTTTGCCCAACACTTTACTGACCAGGTGCTTGACACCATCCGGGAGCACGATATGGTTACCCCCGGGCACAGTGTATTGATCGGCGTTTCCGGCGGGCCGGACTCCATGGCCCTGGCGCAGGTTTTAATAAAGTTGAAAAACAAGTTAGACATCCGTATAGGTCTGGCACATCTGAACCACATGCTTCGGGGCGACCAAGCCCTGGCCGACGAGACCTTTGTCCGAGAATTTGCCCGGGAACACACCCTTGACCTGGTCGTTGAAAAAAGAAGTGTGGCAGATTTTGCCAAACAACAACGGCTTTGTGTTGAAGAGGCCGGCAGAAACGCCAGATATGATTTTTTCAACCGGGTGGCCTGTGAAAACGGCTTTCACCGCATTGCCCTGGGGCATCACCGGGATGACAACGTAGAGCAGGTTTTAATGAATATTGTCCGGGGAACCGGCCCCCTTGGTCTTCGGGGCATTCCACCGGTCAGGCAAAAAATATTTATACGGCCGCTGATCCGGATACCCAGAGCCGATATCCTGGTATTTCTTGACGAGATAAACCAGGATTATAGAATCGATGGGTCCAATGAGGACACATCCTACCTTCGCAACCGAATCCGGCATCGTCTGATCCCGTTTCTTGAAAAGGAGTTCAATCCCGACATTAAATCAGGGATAGAGCGACTATCCGGCATCATCGGGCAGGAAGATGAATTTCTGAACCAACTGGCCGGGACCGCCCTGGACAATGCCGTAACCGAAAGAGAAAAAGAAGAGATTAAGTTGTCCATACCAGCGATCAACAAACTTGACCGGGCACTGGGCGCCCGGGTTATCCGTGCAGCACTGCTGTCAATAAAACAGAATTTAAGGCGGATATCCAATACCCATATCAAAGATATCCTTCTCTTTGCAGCTACACAAGGAGAATCAGGAAAGAGCCTGGACCTTCCCGGCCAAATCCGGGTATATAGACAGAAGGATATTCTACTTATAAAAAAAGAAGATACAGATTTGCGGACACTTGGCAGGCACCTTAAGGCCCGCAGGTACCAAAATAATAAAGCTGACGCCCCCCGGGAGCAGCCCCTTGTATAA
- a CDS encoding CdaR family protein, producing MLKRRQISSLFRIAAPMAVAAAVITIIIVTACTQDPRETNLLLPVDYANVPDDMILTNFHTAKIEVRIKCRPKLIEKLSKKSLVYPADIYTDLAFDPAGGTDAIEPGRYLLPVDKTRIPLGRSVSIVNITPSYLNIRLEKKVTRVFKMKVPYIGETAKGYMAFSPVCEPATVALTGAKSLINGIKELSTKPVDLANAHENFKKEVPLDLKQPKLFTVAQSIFVVSVQVQPLIGTRTIEQIPIEIQNRPGKKVSIEPSTISIDLKGPQKKLNTTTLTDKIHAFMDLEGLKPGVYARHACIDIPVDLVMINASPRVFTVKIE from the coding sequence ATGCTTAAGCGCCGGCAGATATCTTCACTTTTCCGCATAGCCGCCCCAATGGCTGTGGCGGCTGCGGTCATAACGATTATTATTGTCACCGCCTGCACCCAGGATCCCAGGGAAACAAATTTGCTGCTGCCTGTGGATTATGCCAATGTTCCCGATGATATGATTTTGACCAATTTTCACACGGCCAAAATCGAAGTCAGGATCAAATGCCGGCCCAAACTCATTGAAAAACTATCAAAAAAAAGTCTGGTCTATCCTGCGGACATTTATACGGACCTGGCCTTTGACCCGGCTGGCGGCACTGATGCCATAGAACCCGGCCGTTATCTGCTGCCTGTGGACAAAACCCGGATTCCTCTGGGGCGTTCTGTTTCCATCGTCAATATCACGCCCTCATATCTAAATATCCGCCTGGAAAAAAAAGTAACCCGGGTATTCAAGATGAAGGTTCCATATATTGGAGAAACGGCCAAGGGCTACATGGCTTTTTCACCGGTGTGTGAGCCTGCCACTGTGGCCCTGACCGGTGCAAAATCTCTGATCAACGGAATCAAAGAGCTTTCCACCAAACCCGTGGACCTGGCCAATGCCCATGAAAATTTTAAAAAAGAAGTTCCCTTAGATCTAAAGCAACCCAAGCTTTTCACGGTTGCCCAGTCCATATTTGTGGTGTCCGTGCAGGTTCAGCCTCTTATTGGTACCCGGACCATTGAACAGATTCCAATAGAGATTCAAAACCGGCCCGGGAAAAAAGTCAGCATTGAACCGTCAACCATCTCCATTGATCTTAAAGGGCCCCAAAAAAAATTAAATACCACCACCCTGACTGACAAGATTCATGCGTTCATGGATCTTGAAGGGCTGAAACCCGGGGTATATGCCCGCCACGCCTGTATTGACATCCCCGTGGATCTGGTTATGATCAATGCCTCACCCCGGGTATTTACCGTTAAAATTGAATAG
- a CDS encoding GNAT family N-acetyltransferase, translating to MSTDKVLSKIAPGMHIFIGTGTAEPRTLVNALMSAKGTNLEDLTLIQLVSFGDAVSYNALESHRYRLKTFFSGWVSAQAITAGRVDLIPARFSKVPLLMREGLIPIDVAFLQVAPPNENGYCSFGLGVDVARQVMKQAGFVVAEINEDIPFTLGDTFVHIDEFDMRVKAQVPPFYVPRYPANKVFDKIAENAASVIEDGSCVAFSYGPVYEALARHLAKKKNLGIHTPFFTDAVMELAESGAVTNREKGMFLGRSSTTYALGSQKLMAWLDNNPMVEFQGIDKILNPLQIGRNKKFVMVLPVRRVALSGRVAIYTKAANISADPGQIADILNGAELSRGGYNIVALPSRNKNGIPNIRLFFDDTQDQLSFPECIDLVVTEYGVAHIRGRSLRERAQALIEIAHPEDRPGLVEGGKKENLLYPDQMFIADSARFYPKEIETAQTFKDNLQVRFRAIKPSDEEQMRRLFYRFSDNAIYYRYFAPIKAMPHAKMQAYVNVDYREVLSVVGLVGEPGNQTIIAEARIAKHPDKPFMDIAFVVDEAYQGLGIASFLLRMLTRLAKERGAVKITADVLSSNRAMLKVFEKGEYPLTAKLDGGAYAISIDLTKPNRRRRENG from the coding sequence GTGTCCACAGATAAAGTGCTGTCCAAAATTGCACCGGGCATGCATATTTTTATCGGTACGGGAACTGCCGAGCCTAGAACCCTTGTAAATGCGCTCATGAGCGCCAAAGGCACCAACCTTGAGGATCTGACCCTGATCCAGTTGGTCAGTTTCGGAGATGCTGTCTCCTATAACGCCCTGGAATCCCACAGGTACCGTTTAAAAACCTTTTTTTCCGGGTGGGTGTCCGCCCAGGCCATCACCGCAGGCCGGGTGGACCTGATTCCAGCACGGTTTTCCAAAGTCCCTTTGCTCATGAGGGAAGGATTGATACCCATTGATGTGGCCTTTCTCCAGGTCGCCCCACCCAATGAGAACGGTTATTGCAGCTTTGGTCTCGGTGTTGATGTGGCAAGACAGGTGATGAAGCAGGCGGGTTTTGTGGTGGCTGAAATTAATGAAGACATTCCCTTTACCCTTGGAGACACCTTTGTTCATATTGACGAATTTGACATGCGGGTTAAGGCTCAGGTCCCGCCCTTTTATGTCCCAAGATACCCTGCAAACAAGGTGTTTGACAAAATCGCCGAAAATGCGGCCTCGGTGATCGAAGACGGATCATGCGTGGCCTTCAGCTACGGTCCCGTTTACGAAGCCCTGGCCCGACACCTGGCAAAGAAAAAAAATTTGGGTATTCATACCCCGTTTTTCACGGATGCGGTTATGGAGCTTGCCGAAAGCGGGGCGGTCACCAACCGGGAAAAGGGAATGTTCCTGGGGCGGTCTTCGACCACCTATGCCCTGGGCTCCCAGAAGTTGATGGCATGGCTCGACAATAATCCTATGGTGGAGTTCCAAGGGATTGACAAAATATTAAATCCGTTACAGATCGGGCGTAATAAAAAATTTGTAATGGTACTGCCGGTAAGGCGGGTGGCCCTGTCCGGCCGGGTGGCCATTTACACCAAGGCCGCTAATATTTCTGCAGATCCGGGCCAGATTGCCGATATTCTTAATGGTGCGGAGCTCTCCAGGGGCGGATACAATATTGTAGCCCTTCCCAGCCGGAATAAAAACGGCATCCCCAATATTCGCCTGTTTTTTGATGATACACAGGACCAGCTCAGTTTTCCGGAATGCATTGACCTTGTGGTCACGGAATACGGGGTGGCTCACATCAGGGGCAGAAGCCTTCGGGAACGGGCCCAGGCCCTGATCGAGATTGCCCACCCCGAAGACCGTCCCGGTCTTGTGGAGGGCGGTAAAAAAGAGAACCTGCTTTATCCTGACCAGATGTTCATCGCCGACTCCGCCCGTTTTTATCCCAAGGAGATCGAAACAGCCCAGACGTTTAAAGACAATCTGCAGGTGAGGTTCAGGGCCATCAAGCCGTCTGATGAAGAGCAGATGCGCAGATTGTTTTACCGGTTTTCCGATAACGCCATTTACTACCGCTATTTTGCACCCATCAAAGCCATGCCCCATGCCAAAATGCAGGCCTATGTGAATGTGGACTACAGAGAGGTGCTGTCTGTAGTCGGCCTTGTGGGGGAACCCGGCAACCAGACCATCATTGCCGAGGCTCGGATCGCCAAGCATCCAGACAAACCATTCATGGATATCGCCTTTGTTGTGGACGAGGCGTACCAGGGTCTTGGCATTGCCTCTTTTCTTCTTAGGATGCTCACCCGACTGGCAAAGGAACGTGGCGCCGTAAAAATAACTGCAGATGTCCTCTCGTCCAACCGGGCCATGCTCAAAGTATTTGAAAAGGGCGAATACCCGCTGACAGCCAAGCTTGACGGTGGTGCGTACGCCATCAGCATAGATTTGACAAAACCCAATCGCAGAAGGAGAGAAAATGGCTGA
- a CDS encoding transporter substrate-binding domain-containing protein: MAIKKTVFILWISIVCSLFIPVGDSAALENDLAHRPLEHIDREPIVFAMHNLGCDMCNRAMELFYKDAFSRLGYTFAYNLYPLKRSLAESNAGRIAGECARAQMPQALQKKYPNLIQVKEPIWESHICVYSMSPGIQVDGWQDLKKNENSVIGFSKGSVYLDRMVRQYRSNSQTFYGALNYTQGLRMLVSNRIGIFLGVSGAIDSILKEEEFRHKIIYNTGSLGTLLLYPYLNKKYAHLAKPLASILKQMKQEHIIDQYVLMAQKEVFGPAQKITISTGFQPSQKSSRNIAASFSSKVSGIVTRAFALENYQVSFIFRSRLTAFNMAKDGLVDGTILWRKTKNRNDYFYFSIPLITADIVFFHLKSKKFDWQQLDDLGRYKAGIVEGMLYEDLFDAAVFSGRLSSQTAENEDTNFKKLISGEIDYTPVILESGYEAVKDLFPQKTVALFTHHPKPLIRQNFYLLLSKQIKENRKRIGAFNQRLYHLLKK, encoded by the coding sequence ATGGCCATTAAAAAAACAGTTTTTATACTGTGGATCAGTATTGTCTGTTCACTGTTTATCCCTGTCGGCGACTCAGCAGCACTGGAAAATGACCTGGCTCACCGCCCCTTAGAACATATCGACAGAGAACCCATTGTCTTTGCGATGCATAATCTTGGGTGCGATATGTGTAACCGGGCAATGGAGCTATTTTATAAAGACGCTTTTTCCAGACTGGGTTATACATTTGCCTACAATCTGTATCCGTTGAAGCGCTCCCTTGCGGAATCCAATGCTGGAAGGATCGCTGGAGAATGTGCAAGGGCCCAGATGCCCCAGGCGTTGCAGAAAAAATATCCCAATCTAATACAGGTAAAAGAACCCATCTGGGAAAGTCATATCTGTGTGTATTCCATGAGTCCTGGTATCCAGGTTGATGGGTGGCAGGACTTAAAAAAAAATGAAAACAGTGTTATCGGGTTCAGCAAAGGTAGTGTCTATCTTGACCGCATGGTTCGACAGTATCGTTCAAATTCCCAAACCTTCTATGGCGCATTGAATTATACCCAGGGCCTGCGGATGCTTGTATCGAACAGAATCGGGATATTTCTGGGAGTCTCAGGTGCCATTGACAGCATTCTCAAAGAAGAGGAGTTCAGACATAAAATTATATACAATACCGGTTCATTAGGGACCCTACTCCTTTATCCCTATCTGAACAAAAAATATGCCCACCTGGCAAAACCCCTGGCATCCATACTGAAACAGATGAAACAAGAACATATAATTGACCAATATGTTCTCATGGCTCAGAAAGAGGTGTTCGGTCCAGCCCAAAAAATTACGATCAGTACAGGTTTTCAGCCATCTCAAAAATCTTCCCGAAATATAGCCGCCTCTTTTTCCAGCAAGGTATCGGGCATCGTGACCCGGGCCTTTGCACTGGAAAACTACCAGGTCTCATTTATTTTTCGATCGAGGCTCACTGCGTTTAATATGGCAAAGGACGGGCTGGTTGACGGCACGATTCTCTGGAGAAAAACCAAAAACCGAAATGATTATTTTTATTTCAGCATCCCCCTCATCACCGCGGACATTGTTTTTTTTCATCTGAAATCAAAAAAATTTGACTGGCAGCAACTTGACGATCTGGGTCGCTACAAGGCAGGAATCGTTGAAGGAATGCTTTATGAAGATCTTTTTGATGCTGCAGTTTTTTCAGGACGGCTTTCATCACAAACAGCAGAAAATGAAGACACCAATTTCAAAAAACTGATTTCAGGAGAAATTGATTACACCCCTGTTATTTTAGAAAGCGGATATGAAGCCGTAAAAGACCTCTTTCCCCAAAAAACGGTTGCGTTGTTCACTCACCACCCGAAACCTTTAATACGACAGAATTTTTATCTGCTTTTATCAAAACAGATAAAAGAAAATCGAAAACGCATTGGTGCATTTAACCAAAGACTATACCATCTCTTGAAAAAATGA